One Calditrichia bacterium DNA window includes the following coding sequences:
- a CDS encoding VCBS repeat-containing protein, which yields MKYRFWNIVFTAFTVAVLNDAAVAQTVTFENVATVMGVQHMYVNHTFYGGGVSFADFDGDGRDDLTFATGEGEELMIYRNVDGSTFTEVAAALNVTDNLESKTVLWVDYDNDGDRDLFIANYYGSSKLFANQNGVFADVTTAAGLIAEDLTTIAACWADFNNDGWLDVYLTNHSPAIDNVLFQSNGDGTFADVTAAAGVADAGKNPLAVVAIDYDADGWQDIYIGSDRFFGNSLLRNNGNGTFSDVSVASGSNLSFHSMGITVGDYDADGDLDMYVSNDPFGNGLLRNNGDGTFSEVADAAGVAVNKACWGVNFFDFDNDGDLDLFVAVATGLPNNWNVLYENLGDGTFSQTSGIGMDGDASFGYGSAIGDVDGNGYPDVAVLNELGPSDLWKNSGGSNNWVKLVLEGTVSNRDAVGSLLEIYHGGKRQLRSIHCGTSYLSQHSTTETIGLGSDLQIDSLRIHWPSGTEDVVQNLAAGQIWQLREGQGITGIPVETGENPAQFRLDANYPNPFNPQTTIRYSLSEAAQLSLKIVDVQGKQIATLAEGFQSAGEYQVEWNGSDESGNPVASGIYFYQLRAGDFRQVRKMMLVR from the coding sequence ATGAAATATCGGTTCTGGAATATTGTTTTTACAGCATTTACAGTGGCTGTGCTGAACGATGCGGCGGTTGCGCAAACAGTAACGTTCGAAAATGTTGCCACGGTGATGGGTGTTCAGCACATGTATGTGAACCACACATTTTACGGCGGCGGCGTCAGTTTTGCGGATTTTGACGGCGACGGACGCGATGATCTTACTTTTGCCACCGGCGAAGGCGAAGAGCTGATGATATATCGCAACGTGGACGGCAGCACGTTTACCGAAGTTGCCGCAGCGCTGAACGTGACGGATAACCTCGAATCCAAAACCGTGTTGTGGGTCGATTACGACAACGATGGCGACCGCGATTTGTTTATTGCCAATTATTACGGGAGCAGCAAATTATTTGCGAATCAAAACGGCGTTTTTGCGGATGTGACAACCGCCGCCGGATTGATCGCGGAAGACCTGACCACAATCGCAGCCTGTTGGGCGGATTTCAATAACGATGGGTGGCTGGATGTTTATTTGACCAACCACAGCCCCGCAATTGACAACGTGCTGTTCCAAAGCAATGGCGACGGCACTTTTGCAGATGTGACCGCCGCAGCCGGCGTTGCGGATGCCGGCAAAAATCCGCTGGCAGTCGTTGCGATCGATTACGATGCGGACGGCTGGCAGGATATTTACATCGGCAGCGACCGCTTTTTTGGCAATTCGCTGTTGCGAAACAATGGCAACGGTACGTTTTCGGATGTGAGCGTTGCTTCCGGCAGCAACCTTTCTTTCCATTCGATGGGCATTACCGTTGGCGATTACGATGCCGATGGCGATCTCGATATGTATGTTTCCAACGATCCGTTTGGCAACGGATTGTTGCGGAATAACGGCGATGGCACCTTCTCCGAAGTTGCGGACGCCGCCGGCGTTGCGGTGAACAAAGCCTGTTGGGGCGTTAATTTTTTTGATTTTGATAACGATGGCGATCTCGACTTGTTTGTGGCAGTCGCCACCGGTCTGCCGAACAATTGGAATGTGCTCTACGAAAATTTGGGCGATGGCACGTTTTCGCAAACCAGCGGGATCGGGATGGACGGCGACGCCTCGTTTGGCTACGGTTCCGCCATCGGCGATGTTGACGGCAATGGCTATCCCGATGTTGCAGTGTTGAACGAACTCGGGCCATCCGACCTCTGGAAAAACAGCGGCGGCAGCAATAATTGGGTAAAACTGGTGCTTGAGGGAACCGTTAGCAATCGCGATGCAGTGGGCAGTTTGCTGGAAATTTATCACGGCGGGAAGCGCCAACTGCGATCCATCCACTGTGGTACGAGCTATTTATCGCAACACAGTACTACCGAAACCATCGGTTTGGGCAGCGATTTGCAGATCGACTCGCTGCGGATTCACTGGCCGTCGGGAACGGAAGATGTGGTGCAAAACCTGGCTGCCGGGCAAATCTGGCAATTGCGGGAAGGGCAGGGAATCACCGGAATTCCGGTCGAAACCGGCGAAAACCCGGCACAATTCCGACTGGATGCCAACTACCCGAATCCGTTCAATCCGCAAACCACGATTCGCTATTCGCTCAGCGAGGCAGCGCAATTGTCGCTGAAAATTGTTGATGTGCAGGGCAAACAAATCGCAACCTTAGCCGAAGGATTTCAATCCGCAGGCGAATATCAGGTTGAATGGAACGGATCGGACGAATCAGGAAATCCGGTGGCATCCGGGATTTATTTTTACCAATTGCGAGCCGGCGATTTTCGGCAAGTCCGTAAAATGATGCTCGTTCGCTAA
- a CDS encoding lamin tail domain-containing protein yields MKNNRIILVMFWMLAGTQLGWAQFTQDIIGHEIANIRINTDKANQSKVFWHQGSWWGVFRNVNSADWFLYQYRDETWQQVMALAVSGEDSPDAHVDADRNKVYISFSLRKRVARLTWSNGSFSMDSGFPVAVDLDADSNDPTVITRAADGDLFLFFARVGTLYGLHSSNDGVTWTNRFQIRSSINSALTDAISFTQSGQNYVGLFVGQGSGDLTYRFFRLADNQNPTSTSNWTEESLPSIGSADDHVSMVKDFENNLYAVVKLGNGSSGQTFSLFHRSNGGNWNSYPIHTEFPGNSTRPTVTVDESANKLYIFATVGNYIRYASLDLDNLRGIDHTDWQVILKNHTDVFNDPSVSYQPHTGGGEIMVLASNSTSSRAWFNLLSLDYEPASSLLISEVNSAESVSGSASYVEIFNYSRNTINLSGYSLQYFDDGDTSPSSTRSLSGSIPPLGYVVVARSGSAFQNAYGFSADFTASGFPFDGGEDAIRLVNGSTIIDEFNNGANKKLDWSEGQNFQRSNYPIDGSNLFFAYRNGDVSDESPAENNPLPLFKNNRLVTGIDERYNNTAVNPQLISLHPAYPNPFNPQTTISFELTESAPVRVDVYTIDGRLVKRLHGGLLSSGEHHFQWHGDDNGNVPVASGVYVVQVHTPIQRQSQKVMLVR; encoded by the coding sequence GTGAAGAACAATCGCATAATACTGGTCATGTTTTGGATGCTCGCCGGGACCCAATTGGGTTGGGCACAATTCACGCAGGATATCATCGGGCACGAAATTGCGAATATCCGCATCAATACAGACAAAGCCAACCAGAGCAAGGTTTTCTGGCATCAGGGCAGTTGGTGGGGCGTTTTCCGAAATGTGAACAGCGCAGACTGGTTTCTCTACCAATATCGCGATGAAACCTGGCAGCAGGTGATGGCACTGGCGGTTTCCGGTGAAGATTCACCAGATGCGCATGTCGATGCGGATCGCAACAAGGTGTATATTTCTTTCTCGCTGCGGAAACGGGTTGCCCGGCTCACCTGGTCAAACGGCAGTTTTTCGATGGACAGTGGCTTTCCTGTGGCTGTGGATCTGGATGCAGACAGCAACGACCCTACGGTGATCACCCGCGCTGCAGATGGTGATTTGTTCCTCTTTTTTGCACGCGTCGGTACGCTGTACGGATTGCACAGCAGCAACGACGGTGTAACTTGGACAAACCGGTTCCAGATTCGCAGCAGCATCAATTCTGCGTTGACAGACGCAATTTCTTTCACCCAAAGCGGGCAAAATTATGTGGGACTATTTGTCGGGCAGGGCAGCGGCGATTTGACCTATCGTTTTTTTCGGCTGGCGGATAACCAAAACCCAACCTCCACAAGTAACTGGACTGAAGAATCGCTCCCGAGTATCGGCAGCGCCGATGATCACGTAAGCATGGTCAAAGATTTTGAAAATAATTTGTATGCTGTCGTAAAACTGGGCAATGGATCCAGTGGTCAAACCTTCAGTCTGTTTCATCGCAGCAACGGCGGCAACTGGAATTCCTATCCCATTCACACCGAGTTTCCCGGCAACTCCACCCGCCCCACAGTCACGGTGGATGAATCCGCAAATAAATTGTATATTTTTGCCACTGTTGGCAACTACATTCGTTACGCTTCGCTCGATCTGGATAATCTTCGGGGAATTGATCACACCGACTGGCAGGTGATTCTGAAAAATCACACAGATGTTTTTAACGATCCGTCGGTATCGTATCAGCCGCACACCGGTGGTGGGGAAATTATGGTTTTGGCGTCAAATTCCACCAGTTCCCGAGCGTGGTTTAATTTGCTATCGCTGGATTACGAGCCGGCGTCGAGCCTGCTCATCAGCGAAGTAAATAGCGCGGAGTCCGTTTCCGGCAGCGCATCGTACGTGGAAATTTTCAATTATTCCCGCAATACAATTAATTTAAGCGGTTACTCGCTGCAATATTTTGATGATGGCGATACATCACCGAGCAGCACCCGCAGCCTGAGTGGCAGCATTCCGCCATTGGGATATGTTGTCGTTGCGCGCAGCGGCAGCGCGTTTCAAAATGCATATGGTTTTTCAGCAGATTTCACCGCCAGCGGTTTCCCGTTTGATGGCGGCGAAGACGCCATCCGGCTGGTAAACGGCAGCACTATCATCGATGAATTTAACAATGGTGCCAACAAAAAATTGGACTGGAGCGAAGGGCAGAATTTTCAGCGTTCCAACTATCCGATCGATGGCAGCAACCTATTTTTCGCCTATCGCAACGGAGATGTCAGCGACGAATCGCCGGCAGAAAATAATCCGTTGCCGCTATTCAAAAACAACCGCCTCGTTACCGGAATTGACGAACGGTACAATAATACTGCTGTCAATCCGCAGTTAATTTCACTGCATCCGGCTTATCCGAACCCGTTCAATCCTCAAACAACCATTTCCTTCGAACTTACCGAATCAGCGCCCGTCCGGGTGGATGTTTACACCATCGATGGCCGTTTGGTCAAACGCCTCCACGGTGGGTTGCTCTCGTCCGGCGAACACCATTTCCAGTGGCACGGCGATGATAACGGGAACGTTCCGGTGGCCTCCGGCGTTTATGTGGTGCAAGTGCACACACCCATTCAGCGACAATCGCAAAAAGTAATGTTGGTGCGCTAG
- a CDS encoding NAD(+)/NADH kinase, translating into MKIGLVANTGKPFFWEQYPAILAWFAKQEVTLTIAESIANAPENPGISQPPVTPDELLPHRCDMILAVGGDGTMLRTIAMIGAKETPVLGINVGGLGFLTEILLESFADEMNKVLAGEYRLEKRQILKADVEGLDKPLYALNEIVLDKGGAIRVIEIEVHIGGEYLNAYVADGLLISTPTGSTGYSLSSGGPIIVPSTNALIINPICPHSLTNRPVIVPSDSKIEIIVRTEAPAFIVSPDGQEVYPRPSRTKIRVERAPHSAILVKPLHSNYYRLLHSKLNWGKDFRDKNRWSHNS; encoded by the coding sequence TTGAAAATCGGGCTTGTGGCAAATACCGGTAAACCGTTTTTTTGGGAACAATATCCGGCGATACTGGCGTGGTTTGCCAAACAGGAAGTAACGCTGACAATTGCGGAAAGCATTGCCAATGCACCGGAAAATCCCGGTATTTCGCAGCCGCCGGTAACGCCGGATGAATTATTGCCGCATCGCTGCGACATGATTTTGGCGGTTGGCGGCGACGGCACCATGCTGCGAACCATCGCGATGATCGGCGCAAAAGAAACACCTGTTTTGGGCATCAACGTTGGCGGACTCGGTTTTTTGACGGAAATTTTGCTGGAATCGTTCGCCGATGAAATGAACAAAGTGCTGGCCGGAGAATATCGGCTGGAAAAACGGCAAATTCTGAAAGCCGATGTCGAAGGGTTGGATAAGCCGCTGTATGCGCTCAACGAAATTGTGCTCGACAAAGGCGGTGCCATTCGCGTGATCGAAATTGAGGTGCACATCGGCGGTGAATATCTCAACGCGTATGTTGCGGACGGATTGCTGATTTCCACGCCAACCGGTTCCACCGGCTACTCGCTGTCATCCGGCGGTCCGATTATCGTGCCGTCGACCAACGCGCTGATTATCAACCCGATTTGCCCGCATTCGCTGACCAACCGCCCCGTTATCGTGCCGTCCGATTCGAAAATTGAAATCATTGTCCGCACGGAAGCACCCGCGTTCATCGTTTCACCGGACGGGCAGGAAGTTTATCCGCGTCCGAGCCGCACCAAAATTCGCGTCGAACGAGCGCCGCATTCGGCCATTTTAGTGAAGCCGTTGCACAGCAATTATTACCGGCTGCTGCACAGCAAACTCAACTGGGGCAAAGATTTCCGCGATAAAAATCGCTGGAGCCACAATTCGTGA
- a CDS encoding hotdog fold thioesterase, whose amino-acid sequence MAIWHGEISLERLNSFNKNNLGEHLGIEFTAFGDDYLKAKMPVDHRTTQPAGLLDGGSSVALAERLGSIGGWMCVDLEKYMCVGLEINANHIRAVREGYVEGIAKPLHIGRRTHVWEIRIQTPEGKLVCASRITLQVVEKTAI is encoded by the coding sequence ATGGCAATTTGGCATGGCGAAATATCGCTTGAACGATTGAACAGCTTTAATAAAAACAACCTCGGTGAGCATTTGGGGATCGAATTTACGGCATTTGGCGATGATTATCTGAAAGCTAAAATGCCGGTGGATCATCGCACTACGCAGCCGGCGGGATTACTGGACGGCGGTTCATCTGTTGCGCTGGCGGAACGGCTCGGCAGCATTGGCGGGTGGATGTGTGTCGATTTGGAAAAATACATGTGTGTCGGACTGGAAATTAACGCCAACCACATCCGCGCCGTACGCGAGGGATATGTGGAAGGCATCGCCAAACCGCTGCATATCGGGAGGCGAACCCATGTGTGGGAAATCCGCATTCAAACGCCGGAGGGCAAGCTGGTCTGCGCCAGCCGAATCACCCTGCAAGTGGTTGAAAAAACCGCGATTTAG
- a CDS encoding tandem-95 repeat protein encodes MERRFRAIGGRKQQPFGAGIGERSGRQRMSISVLSAPTFASLTDNGNGSGSITFSPGAEDAGNYTVELIVTDNGSPALRDTVAFSLTVNNVNRAPIWNGVSAQSMDENSSLSVPVSASDPDGNGISLSALSIPAFASLTDNGNGGGAIAFTTGFEDAGNYTIELIATDNGTPNLRDTLSFALTVNNVNRAPVFAATAAQSVDENSSLSVPVSASDPDGNGIAFSALSLPAFASLSDNGNGSASVQISPGFEDAGNYTLSLIATDNGSPNLSDTLSFALTVGNVNRAPVFAATVAQSMNENSNLSVSVSASDPDGNGMSFAGLNLPAFAALTDNGDGTGSIAFTTGYEDAGSYTIRAIVTDNGTPNLSDTLSFSLTVNNVNRAPIFAAIANQTISENSGLTLPVSATDPDGNGMTIFGQTVPAFGTFSDNGNGTASLQFAPGFEDAGSYPVVLLVLDNGTPALSDTLNFTLTVTNLNRTPVLTAITNQSMEEGAVLNVPVSATDPDGNAISLSAQGIPTFGSFSDNGGGTGSLQFSPGFGSAGNFNIKIFATDNGSPALTDTVSFTLSVGNVNRAPEIAAIANSAVNEGGSLAIPVSATDPDDDGLTLSAIGLPAFASFTDNGSGSGSFQFNPDFSHAGVYNLKLAAVDNGVPTLSDTASFTITVNNINRAPVLAAVANQGVNEGGNLAVPVSASDPDGDALVLTAPNLPTFGTFTDNGDGTGNIEFTPGFGDEGNYTIQLVSIDNGTPVLSDTISFTLVVGNVNRAPVLTAIANRSMNENGALSVAVSASDPDGNGIALSAQNVPAFGSFTDNGDGTGNFQFTTDFTNAGSYSIQIFAVDNGVPALSDTTGFVLTVNDVNRAPQLVAIANQAMDEGASLSVPVSASDPDDDGLTLSALNIPAFSQFTDNGNGTGNIQLTPGFETAGNYTLSIRVLDNGTPALSDTVTFSLSISNVNRAPVVTAIANRQVDEGASLSVPVSASDPDGNAMTLSVLNLPDFGSFTDNGNGTGSFEFSPEFGSSGNYSIKVVALDNGTPALSDTAGFVLTVGNVNRAPEFTEITDQSMPEGNILNLPVTATDPDGDGVILSAANLPAFATFTDNGGGTGNLRIAPDFNASGSYPIRLIARDTGIPQLSDTLNFVLTVTNTNRAPEISAIANQTIREGLVLNVPVSAVDPDGNLVVLSAQNVPAFGTFTDNGGGSGNFRFTPGFGDGGSFTISAIARDTGTPQLTDTLSFVLTVVDTNRAPVIVAIANRTMNESDSLIFDISASDPDGDSLAFSVDGLPAFGTLSDSGDGTGSLHFLPGFSDAGVFSIDVKVTDNGSPAVTTVENFVLTVQNVNRSPVLSAIPDTSLSEGDTLLLAVTASDPDGDPISFTTANLPVFTEFMNISNGSATLKVAPGFRDSGSYPGIEITASDTGVAAINVSVFFQIDVADSNSVPVATDDNFITKEDSSATFLPLANDADANGDTLRIVAILSPTTGGTITVLSGDTAVFFEPAANFDGTFGFNYVIGDGQGVTDTAAVSIAVTPVNDAPLLTGLPDSIVFNGDMLDTLRIWDAISDVDDSLSAMNITWQAFPDTLAFSWLADSGWLQVGAKQTNASVTAELVVTVSDAAGASVSDTIGVRIIGVMGIGDDDGNMPQQFVVYQNYPNPFNPQTTIRFGIPVAEKVKISVYNILGQQVAVLLNEQMPAGYHTVQFDARQIASGMYFYLVQTEKNRSVHKMMLIK; translated from the coding sequence TTGGAGCGCCGTTTCCGCGCAATCGGTGGACGAAAGCAGCAGCCTTTCGGTGCCGGTATCGGCGAGCGATCCGGACGGCAACGGATGAGCATTTCCGTGTTGTCCGCACCCACATTTGCATCGCTGACCGACAACGGCAACGGCAGCGGCTCGATCACCTTTTCTCCCGGCGCGGAAGATGCCGGAAATTACACCGTCGAACTGATCGTCACTGACAACGGTTCACCGGCGTTGCGCGACACCGTCGCTTTTTCACTGACGGTGAACAACGTGAATCGCGCGCCAATCTGGAACGGCGTTTCCGCGCAATCGATGGATGAAAACAGCAGCCTTTCGGTGCCGGTATCGGCGAGCGATCCGGACGGTAACGGGATTTCACTTTCTGCGCTGAGCATTCCGGCATTCGCCAGTTTGACGGACAACGGGAACGGCGGCGGCGCAATTGCATTCACCACCGGATTCGAAGATGCCGGCAATTACACTATCGAATTGATCGCCACCGACAACGGCACGCCGAATTTGCGTGATACGCTCAGTTTCGCATTAACCGTGAACAACGTGAACCGTGCCCCGGTTTTTGCAGCAACAGCCGCGCAATCGGTGGATGAAAACAGCAGCCTTTCTGTGCCGGTATCGGCGAGTGATCCGGATGGCAACGGTATCGCATTTTCCGCGCTCAGTTTGCCCGCGTTCGCCAGCCTTTCGGACAACGGGAACGGCAGCGCGTCGGTGCAAATTTCACCCGGATTTGAAGATGCCGGAAATTACACCCTCAGCCTGATCGCCACTGATAACGGATCGCCAAATTTGAGCGACACGCTCAGCTTCGCGCTAACCGTTGGCAATGTGAACCGCGCCCCGGTTTTTGCGGCAACGGTTGCGCAATCGATGAACGAAAACAGCAACCTTTCGGTGTCCGTTTCCGCAAGTGATCCCGATGGCAACGGAATGAGCTTTGCCGGATTGAATTTACCCGCTTTTGCAGCGTTGACCGATAATGGCGACGGCACCGGAAGTATCGCATTTACAACTGGTTATGAAGATGCCGGCAGCTACACCATTCGGGCGATTGTCACCGATAATGGCACGCCGAATCTGAGCGATACGCTCAGTTTTTCGCTGACAGTGAACAACGTGAATCGTGCCCCGATTTTTGCCGCCATCGCCAATCAAACAATTTCAGAAAACAGCGGCTTAACATTGCCGGTTTCCGCAACGGATCCCGATGGCAACGGAATGACCATTTTTGGGCAAACAGTACCAGCATTCGGCACGTTTTCGGACAACGGAAACGGCACCGCAAGCCTGCAATTCGCACCCGGATTTGAGGATGCCGGCAGCTATCCTGTCGTGCTGCTCGTGCTGGATAACGGCACGCCCGCTCTCAGCGATACGCTGAATTTCACGCTGACTGTAACCAATTTGAACCGCACACCGGTGCTCACGGCCATTACCAATCAATCGATGGAAGAGGGCGCTGTGCTGAATGTGCCGGTATCGGCAACGGACCCGGATGGCAACGCGATATCATTATCCGCGCAGGGAATACCAACTTTTGGCAGCTTTTCGGATAACGGCGGCGGCACCGGCAGCCTGCAATTTTCGCCGGGATTCGGCAGCGCCGGAAATTTCAACATCAAAATTTTTGCGACAGATAACGGCAGCCCCGCACTCACCGATACGGTCAGTTTTACGCTGAGCGTGGGCAATGTGAACCGCGCGCCGGAGATTGCGGCGATTGCCAACAGTGCGGTAAATGAGGGCGGCAGCCTTGCTATTCCGGTTTCCGCAACCGATCCCGATGACGATGGACTGACGCTTTCCGCGATCGGTTTGCCAGCGTTCGCCAGTTTTACGGACAACGGCAGCGGCAGCGGCAGCTTCCAGTTCAACCCGGATTTCAGCCACGCCGGTGTTTACAACCTCAAACTTGCGGCGGTCGATAACGGCGTTCCCACGCTGAGCGATACCGCCAGTTTTACCATTACTGTTAACAATATTAATCGCGCGCCGGTGTTGGCGGCGGTTGCCAATCAGGGTGTGAACGAGGGTGGAAATCTGGCTGTTCCGGTTTCTGCGAGCGATCCCGATGGCGATGCGCTGGTGCTCACCGCGCCGAATTTACCCACATTCGGCACATTTACCGATAACGGCGATGGCACTGGAAATATTGAATTTACGCCCGGTTTTGGTGACGAAGGCAATTATACCATTCAACTGGTTTCGATTGATAACGGCACGCCGGTATTGAGCGATACCATCAGTTTTACGCTGGTTGTTGGCAATGTGAACCGTGCGCCGGTGCTGACCGCTATTGCCAATCGCTCGATGAATGAAAATGGTGCGTTGTCCGTCGCTGTTTCGGCGAGCGATCCCGATGGCAACGGCATTGCGCTGTCCGCCCAAAATGTGCCTGCATTCGGCAGTTTCACCGATAACGGCGACGGCACCGGAAATTTCCAGTTCACCACGGATTTCACGAATGCGGGCAGTTACAGCATCCAGATTTTTGCCGTTGATAACGGCGTTCCCGCGTTGTCCGACACCACCGGATTTGTGCTGACCGTAAACGATGTGAACCGCGCACCGCAGTTGGTTGCGATCGCTAATCAGGCGATGGATGAAGGCGCCAGCCTTTCCGTTCCGGTATCGGCGAGCGATCCCGATGACGACGGCCTCACGTTGTCCGCGTTGAATATTCCGGCGTTCTCCCAATTTACTGACAATGGCAACGGCACTGGAAATATTCAATTGACGCCCGGTTTCGAGACAGCCGGAAATTACACACTGTCGATTCGCGTGTTGGATAATGGCACGCCCGCGCTGTCCGATACCGTCACATTTTCGCTGAGCATCAGCAATGTGAATCGCGCCCCGGTAGTGACGGCCATTGCCAATCGGCAGGTGGATGAAGGCGCCAGCCTTTCGGTTCCCGTCTCCGCCAGCGATCCCGATGGCAACGCGATGACGCTTTCGGTGCTGAATTTGCCCGATTTCGGCAGCTTCACCGATAACGGCAACGGTACCGGCAGTTTTGAATTTTCACCGGAATTTGGCAGCTCGGGTAATTACAGCATCAAAGTGGTGGCGCTGGATAACGGCACACCTGCGCTGTCCGATACCGCCGGATTTGTGCTCACCGTCGGTAACGTAAACCGTGCGCCGGAGTTCACCGAAATTACCGACCAATCGATGCCGGAAGGCAATATTTTGAATTTGCCGGTAACGGCAACTGATCCCGATGGCGATGGCGTCATCCTTTCCGCAGCCAATTTACCGGCGTTCGCTACTTTTACCGATAACGGCGGCGGCACCGGAAATCTGCGGATAGCCCCGGATTTTAACGCGTCCGGCAGCTATCCCATTCGCTTGATTGCTCGCGATACCGGTATTCCGCAATTGTCCGATACCCTAAATTTTGTGCTCACGGTAACCAACACCAACCGCGCGCCGGAAATTTCGGCGATCGCCAATCAAACCATTCGTGAGGGATTAGTGCTGAACGTGCCCGTTTCGGCGGTTGATCCCGATGGCAATTTGGTGGTGCTTTCCGCGCAAAATGTGCCCGCGTTCGGCACGTTTACGGATAACGGCGGCGGCAGCGGAAACTTCCGGTTTACGCCCGGTTTTGGCGATGGCGGCAGCTTCACCATTTCCGCGATTGCCCGCGATACCGGAACGCCGCAACTGACGGATACGCTCAGTTTTGTGCTGACCGTGGTAGACACCAACCGCGCGCCGGTGATAGTTGCGATTGCCAATCGCACGATGAATGAAAGCGATTCGCTCATATTCGACATCTCCGCCAGCGATCCCGACGGCGACAGCCTGGCATTTTCCGTGGACGGTTTGCCAGCATTCGGCACGCTGAGCGACAGCGGCGATGGCACTGGAAGCCTGCATTTTCTGCCCGGTTTTAGCGACGCCGGCGTTTTTTCGATCGATGTAAAAGTGACCGACAACGGCTCCCCGGCAGTCACAACGGTGGAAAATTTTGTACTCACTGTGCAAAACGTCAACCGTTCGCCGGTGCTTTCCGCGATTCCGGATACATCGCTCAGCGAAGGCGACACATTGTTATTGGCAGTAACCGCCAGCGATCCCGATGGCGATCCGATCAGTTTTACGACCGCAAATCTGCCTGTTTTTACTGAATTTATGAATATCAGCAACGGCAGCGCAACGCTGAAAGTGGCACCCGGTTTTCGCGACAGCGGCAGCTATCCCGGCATTGAAATTACTGCCAGCGATACTGGCGTAGCGGCGATCAACGTATCCGTTTTTTTCCAGATTGATGTGGCAGACAGCAATTCCGTTCCCGTTGCGACCGACGATAATTTCATCACAAAAGAAGACAGCTCCGCCACATTTTTGCCGCTCGCAAACGATGCCGACGCGAACGGCGACACGCTGCGAATAGTGGCAATTTTATCCCCGACAACTGGTGGAACAATCACTGTTTTGTCAGGCGATACCGCCGTGTTTTTTGAACCCGCAGCCAATTTCGACGGCACATTTGGTTTCAATTATGTGATCGGCGACGGTCAGGGTGTGACGGATACCGCAGCCGTTTCGATTGCGGTAACGCCAGTGAACGATGCGCCGCTGCTCACCGGATTGCCCGACAGCATCGTTTTCAACGGCGATATGCTGGATACGCTGCGCATTTGGGACGCCATCAGCGATGTGGACGATTCGCTTTCCGCGATGAATATCACCTGGCAGGCGTTTCCGGATACGCTGGCGTTTAGCTGGCTTGCCGATTCCGGCTGGCTTCAAGTTGGTGCAAAACAGACGAATGCCTCAGTCACTGCGGAGTTGGTGGTTACTGTCAGCGATGCCGCCGGTGCCAGCGTTTCGGATACCATCGGTGTTCGGATCATCGGCGTAATGGGTATTGGCGATGACGACGGCAATATGCCGCAACAATTTGTGGTGTATCAAAATTACCCGAACCCTTTCAATCCGCAAACAACCATTCGTTTCGGCATTCCGGTTGCGGAAAAAGTGAAAATTTCTGTTTACAATATTTTGGGTCAGCAAGTTGCGGTATTGCTGAATGAGCAGATGCCGGCCGGCTATCATACTGTGCAATTCGATGCCCGGCAAATTGCCAGTGGCATGTATTTCTATCTGGTGCAAACGGAGAAAAACCGCTCCGTTCACAAAATGATGTTAATAAAATAA
- a CDS encoding cadherin-like domain-containing protein, translated as MNRAPIWSAVSAQSVDENSSLSVPVSASDPDGNGMSISVLSAPTFASLTDNGNGSGSITFSPGAEDAGNYTVELIVTDNGSPALRDTVAFSLTVNNVNRAPIWSSVSAQSMDENSSLSVPVSASDPDGNRISLSALSIPAFASLTDNGNGSGAIAFTTGFEDAGNYTIELIATDNGTPNLRDTLSFSLTISEVNRAPIWSAVSAQSVDESSSLSVPVSASDPDGNG; from the coding sequence GTGAATCGTGCGCCAATTTGGAGCGCCGTTTCCGCGCAATCGGTGGATGAAAACAGCAGCCTTTCGGTGCCGGTATCGGCGAGTGATCCGGACGGCAACGGGATGAGCATTTCCGTGCTGTCCGCACCCACATTTGCATCGCTGACCGACAACGGCAACGGCAGCGGCTCGATCACCTTTTCTCCCGGCGCGGAAGATGCCGGAAATTACACCGTCGAGCTGATCGTCACTGACAACGGTTCACCGGCGTTGCGCGACACCGTCGCTTTTTCACTGACGGTGAACAACGTGAATCGTGCGCCAATCTGGAGCAGCGTTTCCGCGCAATCGATGGATGAAAACAGCAGCCTTTCGGTGCCGGTATCGGCGAGTGATCCCGATGGCAACAGGATTTCACTTTCTGCGCTGAGCATTCCGGCGTTTGCCAGTTTGACGGACAACGGTAACGGCAGCGGCGCAATTGCATTCACCACCGGTTTCGAAGATGCCGGAAATTACACCATCGAATTGATCGCCACCGACAACGGCACGCCGAATCTGCGCGATACGCTCAGTTTCTCGCTAACGATCAGCGAAGTGAATCGCGCGCCGATTTGGAGCGCCGTTTCCGCGCAATCGGTGGACGAAAGCAGCAGCCTTTCGGTGCCGGTATCGGCGAGCGATCCGGACGGCAACGGATGA